The Amycolatopsis mongoliensis genome includes a window with the following:
- a CDS encoding NADP-dependent oxidoreductase, protein MFAARFERFGPPGVLSVGELPEPHAGPGEVRVRVRAAGVSPVDLAIRAGKSRSPVALPHIPGVDAAGVVDEAGPGAAVGDEVFGTVDLARLGGATAEFAVLAFWAPKPASMPWEQAGAAGSGIETATRALDLLDVRDGMTLLVDGASGGVGSLVVGLALARGARVIGTAGDLEFVERLGATPVSYGPGLPARVSGGVDAALDVAGRGSLPELVALTGSPSSVLTLADFSGPAQGVRVSVGALGGEPDGRHGLALAAGLFEEGRFRVPVEEVFTDAAAAHAAAERGPRRGKLVVAVSG, encoded by the coding sequence GTGTTCGCAGCCCGGTTCGAGCGGTTCGGGCCGCCCGGAGTCCTGTCCGTGGGGGAACTCCCGGAGCCGCACGCCGGGCCGGGCGAGGTGCGGGTCCGCGTGCGGGCGGCCGGTGTCTCGCCGGTGGACCTGGCGATCCGCGCCGGGAAGTCGCGCTCCCCTGTCGCGCTGCCCCACATCCCCGGCGTCGACGCCGCGGGTGTCGTGGACGAAGCCGGTCCCGGGGCCGCGGTCGGCGACGAGGTGTTCGGCACGGTCGACCTCGCCCGGCTCGGCGGGGCGACGGCCGAGTTCGCCGTGCTCGCGTTCTGGGCACCGAAGCCGGCGTCGATGCCGTGGGAGCAGGCGGGCGCGGCGGGCTCCGGGATCGAGACGGCCACCCGTGCGCTCGACCTCCTGGACGTCCGGGACGGCATGACGCTGCTGGTCGACGGCGCGTCCGGCGGCGTCGGCAGTCTCGTGGTGGGCCTGGCGCTCGCCCGGGGTGCGCGGGTGATCGGGACGGCAGGCGACCTGGAGTTCGTCGAAAGGCTGGGTGCGACGCCGGTTTCGTACGGTCCCGGCCTGCCCGCGCGGGTGTCCGGCGGGGTCGACGCGGCCCTCGACGTCGCCGGCCGGGGCTCGCTGCCGGAGCTGGTCGCGCTGACGGGGTCACCCTCGTCGGTGCTCACGCTGGCCGACTTCAGCGGCCCGGCTCAGGGCGTTCGCGTCTCGGTCGGGGCCTTGGGCGGCGAGCCGGACGGACGGCACGGCCTCGCACTCGCGGCCGGGCTCTTCGAGGAGGGCCGGTTCCGCGTTCCGGTCGAGGAGGTGTTCACCGACGCGGCCGCCGCGCACGCCGCCGCCGAGCGCGGGCCACGGCGGGGGAAGCTGGTCGTGGCGGTCAGCGGGTAG
- a CDS encoding LacI family DNA-binding transcriptional regulator, with product MSRPTMADVARRCGVSAMTVSYCYNQPDRVAPETLRRVREVAAELGYRGPDPTARSLRRRHNGAIGVVLGEHLAYAFEDPQARRFLAGVAEVCRERGSGLNLIPTTGADDDVERVRSASVDGYIVWTTVDTDPVLDVVSGLGKPVAIHGGPAFAGAHVVGIDNRASARELAARTFAGARRPAVLSFPFDRDRRPRLEIGPAPETVAFPVTRERLLGIYDQLGDPGGVPVAVVARNDRDEAAKLADALLDTGPDAVIAMSDQLAFAVLDAASRRGLRVPEDVAVAGWDDDPDADRAGLTTIAQSLFAQGRDCALIALGERGPDRPADWTATVRTTTR from the coding sequence ATGTCCAGACCCACGATGGCGGACGTCGCGCGCCGCTGCGGTGTCTCGGCGATGACCGTGTCGTACTGCTACAACCAGCCCGACCGGGTCGCCCCGGAGACGCTGCGCCGCGTCCGCGAGGTCGCCGCCGAGCTGGGCTACCGCGGGCCGGACCCCACCGCGCGGTCCCTGCGCCGCCGCCACAACGGCGCGATCGGCGTCGTGCTCGGCGAGCACCTCGCCTACGCCTTCGAAGACCCGCAGGCCCGCCGGTTCCTCGCCGGCGTCGCCGAGGTCTGCCGCGAGCGCGGGAGCGGGCTGAACCTCATCCCGACGACCGGCGCCGACGACGACGTCGAACGCGTGCGGTCGGCGTCGGTCGACGGCTACATCGTCTGGACGACCGTCGACACCGACCCGGTGCTCGACGTCGTGAGCGGTCTCGGCAAGCCGGTCGCGATCCACGGCGGGCCCGCGTTCGCCGGGGCCCACGTGGTCGGCATCGACAACCGCGCGTCCGCGCGTGAGCTGGCCGCGCGCACGTTCGCCGGCGCCCGGCGGCCGGCCGTGCTGAGCTTCCCCTTCGACCGTGACCGCCGACCGAGGCTGGAAATCGGGCCCGCACCGGAAACCGTGGCGTTCCCCGTCACCCGCGAGCGGCTCCTCGGCATCTACGACCAGCTCGGCGATCCGGGCGGCGTGCCGGTCGCCGTCGTCGCCCGCAACGACCGCGACGAAGCCGCGAAGCTGGCCGACGCGCTGCTGGACACCGGACCCGACGCGGTGATCGCCATGAGCGACCAGCTCGCCTTCGCCGTCCTCGACGCCGCGAGCCGCCGTGGCCTGCGGGTGCCCGAGGACGTCGCGGTGGCCGGGTGGGACGACGACCCGGACGCGGACCGCGCCGGGCTCACGACCATCGCGCAGTCGCTCTTCGCACAGGGCCGCGACTGCGCCCTGATCGCGCTCGGCGAGCGGGGCCCGGACCGGCCCGCGGACTGGACCGCGACCGTGCGGACGACTACCCGCTGA
- a CDS encoding MFS transporter, with the protein MLAPPRTKLALGALSAACFVSVTSENLPVALLPQLAAGLGVGDSAIGLLMTGYALVVAVSVVPLVALTSHWDRRTTALVTLGMIVVSNLVMAVAPGYGVAVAARLVAAVGHGVFWSVVASMATRLLGPGQGGRATAVVFAGNSLAFLFGLSASSWLGATLGWRTAVLAVAGVAALTALVIRLTVGPMPAEAAAARGRRVIADRSLLPVHLTTLLVVTGHFAAFTYITAIIARYVHLTGAATSTLLFAHGTAGLLGLVLIGRHVDRHPRATALITTGGLAVCMVALLAAPGPGVAGVAIVFWAGPAAGIGVVLQAAVLRVAKSRPDLASAVYIVAFQIGIALGAALGGIGSDHGMLPATAVVAAVCGLGAALVVRRSAAFAG; encoded by the coding sequence ATGCTCGCCCCGCCCCGGACGAAGCTCGCGCTGGGAGCGCTCAGCGCCGCCTGCTTCGTGTCCGTGACCTCGGAGAACCTGCCCGTCGCCCTGCTGCCCCAGCTCGCGGCCGGGCTGGGGGTCGGGGACTCCGCGATCGGGCTGCTGATGACCGGCTACGCGCTGGTCGTCGCGGTGTCGGTGGTGCCACTGGTGGCGTTGACGTCGCACTGGGACCGCCGGACGACCGCGCTGGTCACGCTCGGCATGATCGTGGTGTCGAACCTGGTCATGGCGGTCGCGCCGGGCTACGGCGTCGCCGTCGCCGCGCGGCTGGTGGCGGCCGTCGGCCACGGCGTGTTCTGGTCGGTGGTCGCGTCGATGGCCACCCGGCTGCTCGGGCCCGGGCAGGGCGGCCGCGCGACGGCGGTCGTGTTCGCCGGGAACTCCCTGGCCTTCCTGTTCGGGCTCTCGGCCAGCTCGTGGCTCGGCGCGACCCTCGGCTGGCGGACCGCGGTCCTCGCGGTGGCCGGCGTCGCGGCGCTGACGGCGCTGGTCATCCGCCTGACGGTCGGCCCAATGCCCGCGGAGGCGGCCGCGGCCCGGGGACGCCGGGTGATCGCCGACCGGTCGCTGCTCCCGGTCCACCTGACGACGCTGCTCGTGGTGACCGGCCATTTCGCGGCGTTCACCTACATCACGGCGATCATCGCGCGGTACGTCCACCTCACCGGCGCGGCGACGTCGACGCTGCTGTTCGCCCACGGCACGGCCGGCCTGCTCGGCCTGGTCCTGATCGGCCGGCACGTCGACCGCCACCCGCGCGCGACGGCGCTGATCACGACCGGCGGTCTCGCGGTGTGCATGGTGGCGCTGCTGGCCGCCCCGGGCCCGGGCGTCGCGGGCGTGGCGATCGTCTTCTGGGCCGGGCCCGCGGCGGGCATCGGCGTGGTGCTGCAGGCGGCGGTCCTCCGCGTGGCGAAGAGCCGGCCGGACCTGGCGTCGGCGGTCTACATCGTGGCGTTCCAGATCGGCATCGCGCTGGGTGCCGCGCTCGGCGGCATCGGGTCGGACCACGGAATGCTGCCGGCGACGGCGGTCGTCGCGGCGGTCTGCGGCCTGGGCGCGGCCCTCGTGGTGCGCCGGTCGGCCGCGTTCGCGGGCTGA
- a CDS encoding helix-turn-helix domain-containing protein: MTAVTAPTDALRRLLDLLASGASSEQLAHVVVAARADGALGPADLTALASAGELALRIRETLAEHRRREAQLGALFDTASELAALSDPDTVLRSIVRRARALLNVDVSYLSLNDEAENKTYVRVSDGSVSAEFQQIVLGMGEGLGGLVAQTARPYSTSDYFHDDRFKHTRHIDSGVQDEGLTAILGVPLAIGPKVLGVLFASDRGTREFTADEVALLSSLADHAAIALDSANLLDQTRRAVAELNEANATIRAHTEAMERAQDAHDRLTDLVLRGGDLPDVAAAVAGVLHGDLTVYDADGRLLAGSAAPAALDPDALAAARAAGRAVSTEDTWVCAVQAGPELLGSLVLAGRDGLTDPDRRLFERAGVVTALLLMLRRSVVRAEDEVRGELLTDLLTAPDRNPRALLARGRRLGIDLSAPHAVLVAHADGGSRRRLASAAARHATLVGVHAEEVVLLGAGDPDELARRVAADLGAATGRPVTVGAAGPASGPSAIASAHGEAARCVRALLALGRTGEGAAMAGLGFLGQLLGDHADLDGFVRQTLGPVLDYDARRGTELVATLRAYFASGAQLARTKDVLHVHVNTVVQRLERVASLLGEEWQTPDRALEIQLALRVHRLGG; the protein is encoded by the coding sequence ATGACGGCCGTGACCGCACCCACGGACGCGCTGCGCCGGCTGCTCGACCTGCTCGCCTCCGGGGCGAGCAGCGAGCAGCTGGCGCACGTCGTCGTGGCCGCGCGGGCCGACGGCGCTCTCGGCCCGGCGGACCTGACCGCCCTGGCCAGCGCGGGCGAGCTGGCCCTGCGGATCCGCGAGACGCTCGCGGAACACCGGCGGCGCGAGGCCCAGCTCGGCGCGCTGTTCGACACCGCGAGCGAACTCGCCGCACTGTCCGACCCGGACACCGTCCTGCGCTCGATCGTCCGGCGGGCGCGGGCACTGCTGAACGTCGACGTCTCCTACCTGTCGCTCAACGACGAGGCCGAGAACAAGACCTACGTCCGGGTCAGCGACGGGTCGGTGTCGGCGGAGTTCCAGCAGATCGTGCTCGGCATGGGCGAGGGCCTCGGCGGGCTGGTGGCGCAGACCGCGCGGCCGTACTCGACGTCGGACTACTTCCACGACGACCGGTTCAAGCACACCCGCCACATCGACTCCGGCGTCCAGGACGAGGGCCTGACCGCGATCCTCGGCGTCCCCCTGGCCATCGGCCCCAAGGTGCTCGGCGTCCTCTTCGCGTCGGACCGCGGCACGCGGGAGTTCACCGCGGACGAGGTGGCGCTGCTGTCGTCGCTCGCCGACCACGCGGCGATCGCGCTCGACAGCGCGAACCTGCTCGACCAGACCCGGCGCGCGGTCGCCGAGCTCAACGAGGCCAACGCGACGATCCGGGCGCACACCGAGGCGATGGAACGTGCCCAGGACGCGCACGACCGGCTGACCGACCTGGTGCTGCGCGGCGGTGACCTGCCGGACGTCGCGGCGGCCGTCGCCGGGGTGCTGCACGGCGACCTCACGGTCTACGACGCCGACGGCAGGCTGCTGGCCGGCTCGGCCGCCCCCGCCGCGCTCGACCCGGACGCGCTCGCCGCAGCCCGTGCCGCCGGGCGAGCAGTGTCCACAGAGGACACGTGGGTGTGTGCGGTGCAGGCCGGTCCCGAACTGCTCGGCAGCCTGGTGCTGGCCGGGCGCGACGGGCTCACCGATCCGGACCGGCGGCTGTTCGAACGCGCGGGCGTCGTCACGGCGTTGCTGCTGATGCTGCGGCGGTCGGTGGTGCGGGCCGAGGACGAGGTCCGCGGCGAGCTGCTGACCGACCTGCTCACCGCGCCCGACCGGAACCCGCGGGCGCTGCTGGCGCGCGGCCGCCGGCTGGGGATCGACCTGTCGGCGCCGCACGCGGTGCTGGTCGCGCACGCGGACGGCGGTTCCCGGCGGCGCTTGGCGAGCGCGGCCGCCCGGCACGCGACGCTGGTGGGAGTGCACGCGGAGGAGGTCGTGCTGCTCGGTGCGGGCGACCCGGACGAGCTGGCCCGCCGCGTGGCGGCCGACCTCGGCGCGGCGACGGGCCGCCCGGTGACGGTGGGCGCGGCGGGCCCGGCGAGCGGCCCGTCGGCGATCGCTTCGGCCCACGGCGAAGCGGCACGGTGCGTCCGGGCACTGCTGGCGCTGGGCCGGACCGGCGAAGGCGCGGCGATGGCGGGGCTCGGCTTCCTCGGCCAGCTGCTCGGCGACCACGCGGACCTCGACGGGTTCGTGCGGCAGACGCTGGGGCCGGTCCTGGACTACGACGCGCGCCGGGGCACGGAACTGGTGGCGACGCTGCGGGCGTACTTCGCGAGCGGTGCACAGCTGGCGCGGACGAAGGACGTGCTGCACGTCCACGTGAACACGGTGGTGCAGCGGCTGGAGCGGGTGGCGTCGCTGCTGGGGGAGGAGTGGCAGACGCCGGACCGGGCGCTGGAGATCCAGCTGGCGCTGCGGGTGCACCGGCTGGGCGGCTGA
- a CDS encoding MFS transporter, protein MSQPHRSAIAKIVGASLIGTTIEWYDFFLYTSAAALVFNKLFFPTANPLTGTLLAFLTYAVGFLARPVGGLVFGHYGDRLGRKKLLIVSLVLMGGSTCLMGVLPTYAAAGVAAPLLLTLLRLVQGFALGGEWGGAVLIVSEHGDDRRRGFWASWPQCGAPGGNLLATAVLAILSATQSDATFMSWGWRVPFLLSGVLLLIGLWIRLAVAESPVFLAAQQQADKRADKHVPVVEVFRNSWRQVLITIGARMAENVSYYVLTAFILVYVTTGLHLPKGLGLSAVLIGSAVHFVAIPLWGALSDRVGRRPVYLFGAIGMALWGFAFFALLDTKSSAVIVLATTVGLVLHGAMYGPQAAFFAEQFPTRVRYTGLSVGGQLSSIAAGAVAPLIAVALFSAWGSTVPVSLYVAAMCLITVVALLAARETRGESLHGEDVEAETAAVSP, encoded by the coding sequence GTGAGCCAACCCCACCGGTCGGCGATCGCCAAGATCGTCGGCGCGAGCCTGATCGGCACCACCATCGAGTGGTACGACTTCTTCCTCTACACCTCGGCCGCCGCGCTGGTGTTCAACAAGCTGTTCTTCCCGACGGCGAACCCGCTCACCGGCACGCTGCTGGCGTTCCTGACCTACGCCGTCGGGTTCCTCGCCCGCCCGGTCGGCGGCCTGGTCTTCGGCCACTACGGCGACCGGCTCGGCCGCAAGAAGCTCCTGATCGTCAGCCTGGTGCTGATGGGCGGCTCGACCTGCCTGATGGGCGTGCTGCCGACGTACGCCGCCGCGGGCGTCGCGGCTCCGTTGCTGCTGACGCTGCTTCGCCTCGTCCAGGGCTTCGCGCTCGGCGGTGAGTGGGGCGGGGCCGTCCTGATCGTCTCCGAACACGGCGACGACCGCCGTCGCGGCTTCTGGGCGAGCTGGCCGCAGTGCGGCGCGCCCGGCGGCAACCTCCTCGCGACCGCCGTGCTGGCGATCCTGTCCGCGACGCAGTCCGACGCGACGTTCATGTCGTGGGGCTGGCGCGTCCCGTTCCTGCTCTCGGGCGTGCTGCTGCTGATCGGGCTGTGGATCCGGCTGGCCGTCGCCGAGTCGCCGGTGTTCCTGGCCGCCCAGCAGCAGGCCGACAAGCGGGCCGACAAGCACGTCCCGGTCGTCGAGGTCTTCCGCAACAGCTGGCGCCAGGTGCTGATCACGATCGGCGCCCGGATGGCCGAGAACGTCTCCTACTACGTGCTGACCGCGTTCATCCTCGTGTACGTCACGACCGGGCTGCACCTGCCGAAGGGCCTCGGCCTGAGCGCGGTGCTGATCGGCTCGGCCGTGCACTTCGTGGCCATCCCGCTGTGGGGCGCCCTGTCCGACCGCGTCGGCCGCCGTCCGGTGTACCTGTTCGGCGCGATCGGGATGGCCTTGTGGGGCTTCGCGTTCTTCGCGCTGCTGGACACGAAGTCGTCGGCGGTGATCGTGCTGGCCACGACCGTCGGGCTGGTGCTGCACGGCGCGATGTACGGCCCGCAGGCCGCGTTCTTCGCCGAGCAGTTCCCGACCCGGGTGCGCTACACCGGGCTGTCGGTCGGCGGCCAGCTGTCGTCGATCGCCGCGGGCGCCGTCGCCCCGCTGATCGCCGTGGCGCTGTTCTCGGCCTGGGGGAGCACGGTGCCGGTGTCGCTGTACGTCGCGGCGATGTGCCTGATCACGGTGGTCGCCCTGCTCGCGGCCCGCGAGACGCGCGGGGAGTCGCTGCACGGCGAGGACGTCGAGGCGGAGACGGCGGCCGTTTCGCCCTAG
- a CDS encoding 3-hydroxybutyrate dehydrogenase, whose protein sequence is MTSDLDGRTALVTGGAGGIGLACVRALAAAGAKVHVVDVDAANAEAVATEVGGWAHAADLTDPTTIGTLPAEVDILVNNAGIQHVAPLEDFPPDVFTRIQALMVTAPFLLIRHTLPSMYARGFGRIVNMSSVHGLRASAFKSAYVAAKHGLEGLSKVAALEGAEHGVTSNCVNPGYVRTPLVDGQIEAQAAEHDIPREDVVAEVLLKRAAIKKLIEADDVASLVTWLCSPHAGHVTGASIPLDGGWTAA, encoded by the coding sequence ATGACCAGCGATCTGGACGGGCGTACCGCCCTCGTCACCGGCGGGGCCGGCGGTATCGGCCTGGCCTGCGTCCGCGCCCTCGCGGCGGCCGGGGCCAAGGTACACGTCGTCGACGTCGACGCGGCCAACGCCGAAGCCGTCGCCACCGAGGTCGGGGGGTGGGCGCACGCCGCCGACCTCACCGATCCCACGACCATCGGCACCCTGCCCGCCGAGGTCGACATCCTGGTCAACAACGCCGGGATCCAGCACGTCGCGCCGCTCGAAGACTTCCCGCCGGACGTGTTCACCCGCATCCAGGCGCTGATGGTCACCGCTCCCTTCCTGCTCATCCGGCACACGCTTCCGTCGATGTACGCCAGGGGCTTCGGCCGGATCGTCAACATGTCGAGCGTCCACGGGCTTCGCGCTTCCGCCTTCAAATCCGCGTACGTCGCCGCCAAGCACGGTCTCGAAGGTCTCTCCAAGGTCGCCGCCCTCGAAGGCGCCGAACACGGCGTCACGAGCAACTGCGTGAACCCCGGATACGTCCGCACCCCCCTCGTCGACGGCCAGATCGAGGCGCAGGCCGCCGAGCACGACATCCCGCGCGAGGACGTCGTCGCCGAGGTCCTCCTCAAGCGCGCCGCCATCAAGAAGCTCATCGAAGCCGACGACGTCGCTTCCCTGGTGACGTGGCTGTGCTCGCCGCACGCCGGCCACGTCACCGGGGCTTCCATCCCGCTCGACGGCGGCTGGACCGCCGCGTAA
- a CDS encoding DUF397 domain-containing protein produces MSEWRTSRYSERENCVEVALGPAAKIRDTKDRSGGTLEISTRSWGAFLIIVCASAPQDLREL; encoded by the coding sequence GTGAGTGAGTGGCGAACCTCCCGCTATTCGGAGCGGGAGAACTGCGTCGAAGTGGCGCTCGGACCTGCGGCAAAAATCCGCGACACCAAGGACCGCTCGGGCGGCACCCTCGAAATCTCCACCCGATCGTGGGGCGCCTTCCTGATCATCGTGTGTGCTTCCGCGCCACAGGATCTTCGCGAGCTGTAG
- a CDS encoding DarP family protein, with protein sequence MDPDHALLTRLRDLTETLPGDVSWLAGPPLRADGMRDLGERLACLGADLIGRAGVLDEIAAARLPAHGWIPECGPDPRRRLAHYVGRGEVRLGLIYFASCGAGCFPFYGTDPAEKTVRHERCDKCVKEAYRLMSVPSAPPGSARSS encoded by the coding sequence ATGGACCCGGACCACGCCCTCCTGACCCGGCTGCGCGACCTGACCGAAACCCTCCCCGGCGACGTCTCCTGGCTCGCCGGCCCACCCCTGCGCGCGGACGGCATGCGCGACCTCGGCGAGCGGCTCGCCTGCCTCGGCGCCGACCTGATCGGCCGGGCCGGCGTGCTCGACGAGATCGCCGCCGCCCGCCTGCCCGCCCACGGCTGGATCCCCGAGTGCGGGCCGGATCCGCGCCGCCGGCTCGCGCACTACGTAGGCCGCGGCGAGGTCCGGCTCGGCCTCATCTACTTCGCGAGCTGCGGCGCGGGCTGCTTCCCGTTCTACGGCACCGATCCGGCCGAGAAGACCGTCCGGCACGAGCGGTGCGACAAGTGCGTCAAGGAGGCCTACCGGCTCATGAGCGTTCCTTCAGCACCGCCAGGTAGTGCGCGTTCGTCATGA
- a CDS encoding VOC family protein, with the protein MLRGMATVSYFADDHAAAQAWYTEFLGIEPYFHRPGYAEFRIGDHQHELGLIDRRYVPASRGGASGEIVYWHVDDLEATVARLHELGAKEHEPITERGPGFVTASVVDPFGNVLGVMTNAHYLAVLKERS; encoded by the coding sequence ATGCTGCGAGGAATGGCCACCGTCTCCTACTTCGCCGACGACCACGCGGCCGCACAGGCCTGGTACACCGAGTTCCTGGGGATCGAGCCGTACTTCCACCGGCCCGGGTACGCCGAGTTCAGGATCGGCGACCACCAGCACGAACTCGGCCTCATCGACCGCAGGTACGTCCCGGCGAGCCGGGGCGGGGCGAGCGGCGAGATCGTCTACTGGCACGTCGACGACCTCGAGGCCACCGTCGCGCGCCTGCACGAGCTGGGCGCGAAGGAGCACGAGCCGATCACCGAGCGGGGGCCCGGGTTCGTGACCGCGTCGGTCGTCGACCCGTTCGGCAACGTCCTCGGCGTCATGACGAACGCGCACTACCTGGCGGTGCTGAAGGAACGCTCATGA
- a CDS encoding helix-turn-helix transcriptional regulator: protein MRADRLVATLLLMQTRGRVTAAELAAELEISVATARRDLEALSTAGVPVYPQPGRGGGWQLVGGARTDLSGLTASEAQALFLLAGPAAAAAPEVKSALRKLMGALPGTFRADASAAAEAVLVDQAGWGERVKDRPPLVSLLRDAVIARRRVRLTYAGREKTERLVDPWGLVDKDDVWYLVAGTAKGRRTFRVDRIVAADVTAEAADRPSDLELAAVWDEVVEEVEKRRSLLTADVVLDRRHFGVLRDRFGRHCERVAELPDGRVRARVAAPAPIMIAQELAGWGALVEVERPDSVKAELARLGSELIARYAPGCRE, encoded by the coding sequence ATGCGTGCCGACCGTCTCGTGGCCACCCTCCTGCTGATGCAGACCCGCGGCCGCGTCACGGCCGCCGAGCTGGCGGCGGAGCTGGAGATCTCCGTCGCGACGGCCCGCCGCGACCTCGAAGCGCTCTCGACGGCGGGGGTGCCCGTCTACCCGCAGCCGGGCCGCGGCGGCGGGTGGCAGCTGGTCGGGGGCGCCCGCACGGACCTGTCCGGCCTGACCGCGAGCGAGGCGCAGGCCCTGTTCCTCCTGGCCGGCCCGGCCGCCGCGGCGGCCCCGGAGGTCAAGTCCGCCCTGCGGAAGCTGATGGGCGCCCTGCCGGGCACGTTCCGCGCGGACGCCTCGGCGGCCGCGGAGGCGGTGCTCGTCGACCAGGCGGGCTGGGGCGAGCGGGTGAAGGACCGGCCGCCGCTGGTTTCGCTGCTGCGGGACGCCGTCATCGCGCGCCGCCGCGTCCGGCTCACCTACGCCGGACGCGAGAAGACGGAACGGCTCGTGGACCCCTGGGGCCTGGTCGACAAGGACGACGTCTGGTACCTGGTCGCGGGGACCGCGAAGGGCCGCCGGACGTTCCGGGTGGACCGGATCGTCGCGGCGGACGTGACCGCGGAGGCGGCCGACCGGCCGTCCGATCTGGAGCTGGCCGCGGTGTGGGACGAGGTCGTCGAGGAAGTGGAGAAGCGACGGTCACTGCTCACCGCGGACGTGGTGCTCGACCGCCGCCACTTCGGCGTGCTGCGCGACCGGTTCGGCCGGCACTGCGAACGGGTCGCGGAGCTGCCGGACGGCCGGGTACGCGCCCGCGTCGCCGCCCCCGCGCCGATCATGATCGCCCAGGAGCTGGCGGGCTGGGGCGCCCTCGTCGAGGTCGAACGCCCGGACTCCGTGAAGGCCGAGCTGGCCCGCCTGGGTTCCGAGCTGATTGCCCGGTATGCACCCGGATGTCGCGAATGA